The DNA region CAAAGACGGCCATTGGATGCTGGTCACCGGCGTCGTCAACTGGCTTTGCACCCGCGATCCGAACATTGCCTATAACGCCGGTCTGGTGCGCCCGCTGAAGATCTCGATCCCCAAGGGCACGATCATCAACCCGGAATCGGGCGCGGCTTACGGCGCGCGCTATTCAACCTCGCATAAGGTCTGTGACGTCATCATCGGCGCTTTGGCGCAGGCGGTGCCGGACCAGTTGCCCGCGACCGATTCCGGTCAGGGCGGCATTCTGATGGTCGCGACCCCCGATCCCAAAACCTCGGAGACGCGGGTTTCGGTCGTGCAGCCGGTCGTCGGCGGCTCGGGCGGGCGGCCGATGGCGGATGGCGTGGACGGGACGATGGTCATCCTGAACTTCCTCAAGAACGTCCCGACCGAGCTTCTGGAACGCGAGATGCCCGATATCCTCATCCGCCGCTATGGGCTGCGCGAGGATTCGGGCGGGGCGGGGAAATATCGAGGCGGCACCGGCTCGGTCATCGAGTTTGAAACCCATGCGCCGTTCTCGACCGTGACCGCGCGCAACCTTGAGCGCTACATCTTCCCGCCAGCCGGTCGGCAAGGCGGCGAGCCGGGAACCACCGGCTATACGCTTTTGAACCCCGGCACCGAGGCGGAACAGGATATCGGCAAGATCGACATTCTTCATGTCGGCATCGGCGATATCATCCGCATGGGCACGCAGGGCGGCGGCGGCTATGGCGACCCGCTTGAGCGGCCGGCCAAGCAGGTTCAGTCCGATGTGCTGGATGGCTATGTCTCGGTCGAGACGGCGGCGCGGTCCTATGGCGTGGTGATCGGCGCGGAGGGCGCGCTCGACGAGGTCGCGACCGAGGCGCGCCGGGCCGAATTGCGCGCGGAGCGGGGCGATGCGCCCCTCAAGCCCATCGACTTCGGCCCGGCGCGGGAGGCCTATAACCAGCTCTGGCCAAGCGCGCTGCATGACGCGATCAGCGAGATCCTTGCGCCTTTGCCGCGCGTCCAGCGCCAGACCGGCCATCAGGCGCTTTACGCCGAAATCGGCCAGCGGCTGGAAGCAGGCACCAAGGTCGCGCCCGAGGATGTGCCCGCAATCTATGCCGAATTGCGCGCGGGCAAGCTCAACGCCCGCCGCATGGCGCGGCCATTGTAAGCGAGGGGCAGATGTCAAACTGGCTGATCGAAACCGAGGAACTCGCCCGCATCTTGGGCGATGGTGCGGACCGGGTGGTGCTCGATTGTTCGTGGTATCTGCCCGAGGCGGACAAGCACGCGCGGGATGATTTCCGCGCGGGCCATATCCCCGGCGCGCGGTTCGTCGATCTGGCCGAGATCTCTGACCCGGCCTCGCCTTACGTTAATATGCTGCCCGATCCCGCGCTCTTTGCCGAGGTGATCGGCGGGCTTGGCATCGGCAATGAGACCGAGGTCGTGATCTATGATGCGGGCTATGTCTCGGCGCGGCTTTGGTGGATGTTCCGCTTTTTCGGCCATGACCGCCTGCGCATCCTGAACGGCGGCTGGCGCAAATGGCGTGCCGAGGGCCGCGCGATTGAAACCGGCGATGCCGCGCCCGCAGACCCGCGCACCTTCCGCGCGACGCCTGCGCCCGAGCGCGTCGCGGCCTTGGCCGATGTGAGCGCGGCGATTGCTTCGGGCAGCGTCACGCTGCTTGATGCGCGCACGGCGGCGCGGTTTGATGGCCATGAGGGCTCGGGCTATCCCGGCGTCGCCTCGGGGCATATGCCGGGGGCGATCAACACGCCGTGGGCGCTCTTTTTCGACGCGGCGCAGGATTACCGCTTCGTCACGCCCGAACGCGCGGCCGAGATTTTCGCCAGCGCCGGGGCTGATCTGGAGCGGCCGATCATCACCACCTGCGGCTCGGGCGTGACCGCCGCGATCCTCGGCTTCATGCTCGACGCGCTCGGCCATTCCGGCTGGCGGCTCTATGACGGCTCGTGGCACGAATGGGGCCAGCAGGCCGACACGCCCAAACTGATCCGCCCCACGACATGAGCGCAGAGCATGGGACGGCGGCGCTTGAGCTTTTGCCGGTCGTCAGCGATAGCCTGCCGGAGCAGGCGGATGTCGTCATCATCGGCGGCGGGCTGATCGGGGTTGCAGCGGCTTGGCATCTGGCGGCGCGCGGCTTGAGCGTGACGCTTTGCGAAAAGGGCGTGATCGGCGGCGAGCAATCGGGCCGCAATTGGGGCTGGTGTCGCAACACTCTGCGCGACCCGGCTGAAATTCCCCTGATGATCAAGGCGATGGAGGATTGGCGCGACCCGGCGGTCTTCGGCGGCCTCGACACCGGCTTTCGCACGACCGGCATCGCCTGGAGCCATGATGCGCGCGGCGGTGCCGCTCAGGCCGCGTGGCTCGGGAAGGTCGCGGGGGCCGGGCTCTCGACCCGGCTGCTGTCACGCCGCGAATTTGCCGCCTTGATCCCCGATGCCGCTCTTGCCGGAGAGGGCGCGCTTTACACCCCCGATGACGGCTGCGCCGAACCCGCGCGCGCCGCCCCCGCGATTGCCCGCGATGCGCAGCGTTTGGGCGCGCGGATCGTCACTCATTGCGCGGTGCGCGGGGTCGAGACTTCGGGCGGGCGGCTCTCGGCCATCGTAACCGAGAAAGGCGTGATCCGCACCACGCAGGCGGTGCTGGCGGGCGGGATCTGGTCGCGGCTTTTCGCGGGCAGTCTGGGCATCCGCTTTCCGCAGCTGAAGGTTCTGGGCTCTGTCTCGATCACCGCGCCGCGTGCGGGCGGGCCCGATCTTTCCGTTTCGGCGCAGGGCTTTGGCTGGCGCAGGCGGGATGACGACAGCTATGTGCTCTCACGCG from Paracoccus aminophilus JCM 7686 includes:
- a CDS encoding hydantoinase B/oxoprolinase family protein, with the translated sequence MIADKIGLEIMSNRFQAIVDEMAQALFRTAHTVFIKETQDYGAALVSTSGEVFAASRRYGVLMMIGKPMDDAIRAMGEDVREGDIFITNDPEATRGMATHLSDVYLWAPIFHAGKVVCYVWSFVHMTDVGGRVSGSIAPSSYELVQEGIRVPPQKLFREGVLDETFLKMFLANTRTGEQNWGDMKACIAALTTGQRRLAELISRFDASTVSRSIDDVLSYAEAQARRIISTVPEGVYRFEDFIEGDMAGLGLLRVALKLTVTNGEFHMDFTGTAPEVRAALNLPSFSKDGHWMLVTGVVNWLCTRDPNIAYNAGLVRPLKISIPKGTIINPESGAAYGARYSTSHKVCDVIIGALAQAVPDQLPATDSGQGGILMVATPDPKTSETRVSVVQPVVGGSGGRPMADGVDGTMVILNFLKNVPTELLEREMPDILIRRYGLREDSGGAGKYRGGTGSVIEFETHAPFSTVTARNLERYIFPPAGRQGGEPGTTGYTLLNPGTEAEQDIGKIDILHVGIGDIIRMGTQGGGGYGDPLERPAKQVQSDVLDGYVSVETAARSYGVVIGAEGALDEVATEARRAELRAERGDAPLKPIDFGPAREAYNQLWPSALHDAISEILAPLPRVQRQTGHQALYAEIGQRLEAGTKVAPEDVPAIYAELRAGKLNARRMARPL
- a CDS encoding sulfurtransferase, with product MSNWLIETEELARILGDGADRVVLDCSWYLPEADKHARDDFRAGHIPGARFVDLAEISDPASPYVNMLPDPALFAEVIGGLGIGNETEVVIYDAGYVSARLWWMFRFFGHDRLRILNGGWRKWRAEGRAIETGDAAPADPRTFRATPAPERVAALADVSAAIASGSVTLLDARTAARFDGHEGSGYPGVASGHMPGAINTPWALFFDAAQDYRFVTPERAAEIFASAGADLERPIITTCGSGVTAAILGFMLDALGHSGWRLYDGSWHEWGQQADTPKLIRPTT
- a CDS encoding NAD(P)/FAD-dependent oxidoreductase, with protein sequence MSAEHGTAALELLPVVSDSLPEQADVVIIGGGLIGVAAAWHLAARGLSVTLCEKGVIGGEQSGRNWGWCRNTLRDPAEIPLMIKAMEDWRDPAVFGGLDTGFRTTGIAWSHDARGGAAQAAWLGKVAGAGLSTRLLSRREFAALIPDAALAGEGALYTPDDGCAEPARAAPAIARDAQRLGARIVTHCAVRGVETSGGRLSAIVTEKGVIRTTQAVLAGGIWSRLFAGSLGIRFPQLKVLGSVSITAPRAGGPDLSVSAQGFGWRRRDDDSYVLSRANATVADLGPDHLRLAAPFLPLLRQSLRELRFRLGRSFVTEAMMPRRWSLDRASPFEAHRISDPAPVAPVIDRARTEAAKQMSFFRNLRLAKSWGGYIDVTPDALPAIGELAALPGLVLASGFSGHGFGIGPGAGRLVADLIGGTAPVVDPRPFAPARFGI